The DNA window CCACTGCGCGCCGCAGCGCGAACAGCGAGCCGACACCAGGATTGCCCGCCCACGAAAAGACGAGTTTCTTCGCGCAGCCCGCGGCGATCATCTGATCGTAGATGAGGTCCGGTGTAAGCCGGCACAACGTCAGGTCGCGTCTTCGTTGACGGATGATCTCGTGAGCGGCCGCGAAACAGATGAGATGCGTGAAGCCTTCGATGACGAGCGTATCGCCGTCGTGGACGAAGCGGGCGATCGCTTCTTTCATGGGCATCAACTTCGTCGATGCCGGTCGACCGGAGTCGACGGTCACGCCGGGACTCTAAGCTCAGTCAGCACTTCGTCGAACACGCGCAATCCAATGCGGACGTCCTCTTCATCGATGATCAGGGGCGGCGCGATGCGGATCGTGCTGCGGCCGCAGCCGAGCAGAAGCAGACCTTTGCCGAAGGCCGCAAGCTCGATCTGATGCACGAGGTGCTCGTACGGCTCTTTCGTCGCGCGGTCGCGCACGAATTCGACACCGATCATGAGTCCGACGCCGCGCACGTCGCCGATGATGTCGTGCTTCGCTTTCATCGCTCGCAGGCCGGTGAGGAGCAGCCCGCCCATCTTGGCGGCGTTGTCCATCAAGCCGCCTTCGACGAGGTCGAGCGTGGCAAGCGCGGCTGCGCACGCGACCGGATTGCCGCCGAACGTGCTGCCGTGGCTGCCGTGGGCCCACGACATCACCGACTCTTTGGCGATGATGGCGCCGATGGGAAGGCCCGAGCCGAGACCCTTTGCCAACAGTGTGACGTCGGGAGTGACGCCGAGTGTTTGCGACGCGAACATCGTGCCGGTGCGGCCGACGCCCGACTGCACTTCATCGTAGATCAGCACTGCGCCGTGCTCGTCGCAGAAATCGCGCCAGTACTGCAAGAACTCTTTGTGCGGCACGACGTAGCCGCCCTCGCCCAAGATCGGCTCCATGACGACGGCCGCGATCTCGTCCTCGCCGACGCGCTCGCGGAAAAGGTTCGCCGTGGCGGTGCGCCAGTCGGTGGCGTGATAGGGGTTGTCGTACGGCAGATGATACACGCCCGGCATGAGCGGTCCGAAGTGCCTGCGGTACTTCACTTTCGACGACCCGAGCGAGATTGCGCCCATGCTGCGGCCGTGGAACGAACCTTCGAATGAGATGACGTTCTGCCGCTTCGTGTGGCTGCGCGCGAGTTTGATGGCGCCTTCGACGGCCTCGGTGCCGGAATTGGTGAGGAAGACGCGCTTTCTTTCGGCGCCCGGCGCGAGCTTGGCGAGCCGTTCGCAGAGCTGTGCGAAAACCGGGTAGTAGAAATCCGTGGCGCACATGTGCGCGAATTTGTTCAACTGCTCGGTGGCGGCGGCTACGACTTTGGGGTGCGCGTAACCGGTGGACGATACGGCGATGCCGGCCATGAAGTCCAGATAGCGGTTGCCGTCGACGTCTTCGACCATCGCGCCGCTGCCGCGTGCGGCCACGAGCGCGTATTCTTTGATATACGAGGTCGAGGCGTAGCGCTCGTCTTGCGCGATGATCTTCTGCGCGTTCGGACCCGGCGGCGCGACGCCGATGAAAGGATAGTTCTTTTCCATAATGATTGTTCGTTCTGGACGGCCTGACGGGCAACCTTTTTAGGCTATATTGGCTAGTCGCCCGTCAATCATTAGCCTCGTGCCGTATTCCATATGCATTTGTTAGGTCATGCGCGTGCGCGACTGTTCGCGAAGGAACTGCGAGACGTAGTATGGTCCGCAGCCGCCTTTTCCCGTCACCCCGGAACCTTTCCAGCCGGTGAACGATTGAACCCCCGGCCAGGCGCCGGTTGTAGCCCCGCTTCGCCGGTTCACGTACAGAACGCCGGCTTCCATCTCATCGAAGAACCGCTCGATCTCTTTTTCATCGCCGGAAAAGAGGCCGCCGGTCAGGCCAAGATGCGATTTGTTCGATTCTGCCAGAGCTTGATCGAACGAGTCGACGACCCCGACCGCGAGGATGGGCAAGAAGAGTTCGCGCTGGAATAGTTCGTGATCGAGCGGCAATTTCGCCACCGTCGGCGCGACGTAGTAACCGCTGGCGAGCTTGCCGGTCTTGAGCCGCTCGCCGCCGGTCAGTATTCCGCCGTTCGCGCCGGCGGCTGCGGTGCTCTCTTCGTAGGTCTTGACCGCGCTTTCGTTGATCACCGGACCCATGTATACGTCTTTGTCGGTGGGGTCGCCGATCGTGAGCTTCTTCGTCTTCTCCACGAGCATAGTCATAAAGGCGTCGGCGACTTTTTTGTGCACGTACACTCGCGAGCACGCGCTGCATTTCTGGCCTTGCAATCCGAAGGCCGAGCGCATCACGCCGTCGGTGGCCATGTCGAGATCGGCACTCTCCGCGACGATGGCGGCGTTCTTGCCGCCGAGCTCGCCGAGCACCGGCTTTGCGAACGGTCCACCGGAGCCGAATTCGCGCAACAGCCGCATGCCGACTTCTTGCGAACCGGTGAACGCGATGCCGTCGACGTCTTTGTGACTGATCAAATGCTCGCCGACCGTCGCTCCGGATCCGTAGATCAAATTGAAGACGCCTTTGGGCATGCCCGCTTCGTCGTACACGCGCGCGAGCATCGCGCCCGTGAGTTGGACCGTGTTTGCCGGCTTGAACACGACCGCGTTGCCGGCGACGAGCGCAGCGCTGGACATGCCGGTGGCGAGCGCCATCGGGAAATTGAACGGCGCGATGACGGCGAACACGCCGAACGGCCGCAGCACGTCTTGGGTCTGCTCGTTCGGCGAGAGCTTGCCGAGCGGGCGCCGAAAGCCGTCGCTCTGCTCGACTTGGTCGGCGTAGTAGTCGATCAAATCGGCGGATTCTTCGGCATCGCCGAGCGACTCCATGCGGTTCTTGCCGACTTCGATGCTCATGACCGCGGCGATCTCGAATCGCATTTCGCGGATCTTTTCCGCCGCGCGGCGCATGACGGCGACTCGCTCGCGCCAGGGAAGAGCGCCCCACTTCTTCTGTGCTGCTTTTGCGGCGGCGACGGCGCTGTCGACTTGTGCGAGCGATGCCGCCGTGAAATTGCCGACGGTGACGTCGAGGTCGATAGGTGTTTGCGTCGCGTGCGTGCCGCCTTGGCCCTTCACCCATTCGCCGTTGATGTAGAGAAGGTGTTCGCCGCCGAGCGACGCGCGCAGTGATTTGACAGCCTTATCGAACGAGCTGTGGATCTCGTCCATGTTGCCGCCGACGGCGGAATAGGTGATCTTCGGCGCTTTGGTCGACGTTTGTGCGGTCATGTTGCCCTCTTCTAACTCGGTTCCGTAGTAGGGTGAGCACCGCTCACCCATTTTGGGCAAGCGATGCTTGCCCTAGTACGAGGGTGAGCATCGGTCACCCATTTTGGGCAAGCGATGCTTGCCCTAGTACGGCGCCGGCGGTCGCCGCAAGGGCGCCGCGCAAACTCTCGGTCAGCTCGTCGATCTCTTCGAGGGTGATGGTGTACGGCGGCGCGATCATGATGAGGTCGCCGTCGTGACCGTTCGCGTGGCCGACGTTCGGCCAGACGACGAGGCCGTGAGCAAGGCATTCCTTGACGAGCGTCTCAACGACTTTCATCGCTCGCGGGAATGGCTTCTTCGTATCGCGGTCTGCCACCAGTTCCACCGCCGCCAACATGCCGATGCCGCGCACGTCGCCGACCATGTGCGCTCCGGAGCCTTTTGTGAGCAGCGTCTTCAGCGCTTTTTGCAGTTCGGCGCCTAAAAGCGCCGCCCGCTCCACGAGCCGGCGGTCGCGCACGTAATGCATGGTGGCAAGCGCCGCAGCGGCGGCGAGCGGATTGTGCGAATACGTCTGGGCGTGCACGAAACTGCCGCTGCCGCGTGCGATGGTGTCGACGATGGATGTCTTGACCAGCAGCGCCGACAACGGCGAGTATCCGCCGTTCAAGCTTTTGCCTAACGTGATGATGTCCGGCACCACCGGTCCACCGTCACGCGCGCGAAAGTGCTCGAGTGCGAGGAATTTTCCGGTGCGGCCGGCGCCGCTCAGCACTTCATCGGCGATGAAGAGGATGCCGTGCGCGTCGCACAGCTCGCGAATGCGCGCGTAGTAATCGGGCGGAGGCACCGATGCGCCGGTGGACGATCCGCCCACGGGCTCGGCGATAAAAGCGGCGACATTGCCCGGACCGACTCGATCGAGCGCCTTGGCGAACGCCTCGCCGGTCATCGCGGGCGAAGAGTCGCCGAGCGGACCCGCCCGGTATGGATACGGGGCGTCGATCATCGTGACGTCCAGAAGCCACGGCGCATAAATCTTACGGTAGGGCTCGCGCGCGGACGCGGAAAGTGCGAGCAGCGTGTTGCCGTGATAACCCGGCGTGCGGGCGATGATGATTTTGCGCTGCGTTTCGCCGCGCTCCACATGGTACTGCCGCGCGAGTTTTAGCGCCGCCTCAACCGCTTCGGAACCGCTGCTCAAGAAATACGCTTTGCCGATGCCCGGCGGCGCGTGCGCGCACAGCAAATCGGCCAGTTTCTCGACGGGTTCGTTGGTGAATGCGGTGCCGTTGACGTAGGTGAGTCTGTGGGCTTGCACGCCGATTTCAACGGCGACCTCGTCGACACCGTGACCGATGCATGCCACCATCGCGCCGCCCGATCCGTCGAGGTAGCGTTTGCCTTTGTCGTCGTACAGGTACACGCCCTTGCCGCGGACGATAAGCGGCAACTCGACGTTGAGCTTCCGGTAAAAAACGTGGCCATTCATCGGACGTTCAAAGTTCGGCGGACGGGGGGCCGGGCGCCTGCGGCACGTGCGACCGATGCTCCATCGGCGCGGAGCGCAGCGCCTGCGCCACGCAGAATGCGATGCACGGAACGAGCGCCGCGTTGATGGCGATCGCGATGATCAGCAGCGCGAAGGCGGTCTTGCCTAGCGACGCCATCAGCGCGGCCTCCAGCACCACCGCCGGCACGAGAAATCGCGCGACACGATAGTCGCGCACCGCGACCAGATAGGCAAAGCCGAGGGTGCACGCTCCGAGAATGCCTTCGTCGACTGCGTATAGGCGAAGCAACGGAATCGACGCCACGAATTTCGCGCCATATGATGCGGCGATCACCTGGCTTGGGGCGCCGACCAGCAGCGCCACCACAACCCCGGTCACGAGCAGCCCGGCGCCGAACGCGATCGCGAGCAATCGTGAAAGCGATTCCCGGCTCGCGTGATGCGCTGCCGCCGCTTTCGGCATGAGCACCAGACCGATCAGGCCGACGCCGTAGGGAATGATGCGCGCGATCGTCCCTGCTGCTCCATAGTAGCCCGCTTCGTCGCCGGACAGATGATGTTTGGCGAAGATGGTATCGATGAACATGAGCGCGGCGGTGCACGCACCCACGCCGAGAACTTTGAGCGATTCTCCGCCGAGGCGCAGATGCGAGTGTTCGGCTTGGTCGTACGTCGATGCCGGGGCGCGCGCGATGAACGGCGGCACGAGCACGCCGGCAGCGAATGCGCTACCTGCCACGAATCCGGCCAGCGCACCGAGCACCTGCCAGCCCAAAGCGACGAACGTCACGGCCACGATCAATTTGACGACCGATTCGCCGATGAGCGACGATGCAAAAAAACCGAAACGGTGCGCTCCCTGCGCGCAGCCGCGCAGGAACGAAGCGAATATATTGGCGGCGCAATATGTGGCGAATGCGATCCATAGATCCCACCGCTCGATGTGCAGATATGGGGCGAGCGCTAAGCTCGCGACGAGTATGCAGACGCCGACGACGAGCGCAACGCCGAACGCGGCGCGCGCGGCGTGCCGCACGAACGAACCGATGTCGTCGTCGCGATGGCCGACCCAAAGCTTGGCCCCTTCCTGAACCGCGACGCCGTTCAGCGCCGTGCCGACAACGCCTACCAGAGCCGCGATCGCGATCAATGCGGTCAGCGTGCCGTATTGTTCGGGACCGAGCCTGCGCGAGACGATGAAATGGAATGCGTAATTGAGTAGATTTGCTACCAGCGCCGCCCCGATGACGAGGCCTGCGTCACCGGCGAGACCTCGCAGATCGAACGCGCCCCGTGCGGACGGTACGGGCGGCGTCACGGAATCCATCGCAAAGCCATTGTCTGCGCCTTCGCAACCGGCCTTCACAAAAGGGCGGCGCGACGCTTGGACCGAAGGCAACGCGCCTCTCGGGCTGCGTGAGCATTGCTGCTTGTGCGTGAGGATATTTTCGTGGCAACCGTCGTCGGCATATTTCCGGATACCGCATCCGTAGCGTCTCTGCTCAGCGCGCTAGGCGCCGCCGGCCATGACGTCTCGCGCGCTCAAATCCTCGGCAACATGGATGTGCCGACGGAGATCGCAAATACCGGCGCGCAATACACGTGGCTCGGCGACGTGAATCGCGGGAGCGGCGGCGGCGGCTTCGGGAATTTGGCCGGAGGCGTCGGGGTTCCCGGAATCGGCCTCGGCGACCGCACCGAAGGCGTCATCTACGGAGATAGCGTCAATGATTATCTGGCGTCGTTGAATGTGCCTGATGGCCGCAACGACGACTACGCCATCGCGATTGAATCCGGTCGGACCGTAGCGGGCTTGCTCGTACCCGACACCGACACCGACGCAGTGCGCAACCTATTCACGTCTTCCGGCGCAACGGTCGTCGACGTCTTCTAGTCTTATCGCATCTGTAGGAGGGCAAGCATCGCTTGCCCTGTTTTTTTGTTCCCTGTAGGAGGGCAAGCATCGCTTGCCCTAGTCGACGCGACCTTATCATATAGATCACCAGAACTGATCGACGATTCCGCACCAGCGATACTCGGTCGCCTCGCGAACGAGTGCGGCCCGTACCGGGTTTTGAGTAATGTAGTACGCTATACGAAACTCCGAGTCGTTGCCTCGTAGAATTCTGTCATAGTAGCCATAATGCCAGCGAATCGTTTCGCCCATGCTCTTCAGACTCTTCATACTTTCGTGCTTTAGGGTTGCGATTATTCGCGATAGACTTCGTTCGGATGATCTAAGCTTTAGCAGCATGTGCACGTGGTCGGGCATCACGCAATAGGATAGCAACCAATACCATCCGCGTTCGCAATACCTAAAGATAACATCGCGCATAGCTCTAGCCGCTTCAGGTTTGGCGAATATCTGGCAGCGATCCCAGACGCTGAACGTTACAAAGAAAACGCGCTGACTAGCGTAATCCAGTGACGGAAGTCGTGGCGGCGTTCGTAGTTGTGGCACACCTTCGATGTCGCGTCTCCGAAACCGCGGGGCAAGCGAGGCTGCCCTCCTAAATTGGAAACGCCGGCGCAAGCGATGCTTGCCCTAATACGGTTTCCATTTTACGGTTCGTTGAGGGAGCCCATCCGATAGCCGCGCGCGTCGATCTCGATCGCCGCGTAACCGACTTCATGCAACGCTCGCTCCACGAGCACGCGCCGCGCGTGCAGCCGCGCGATGTCCGTCGTCGGGACTTCCACGCGCGCGACCGAACCGAAATGGCGCACGCGCACCACGGGAAATCCTGTCGCGCGTAGAAAGCGCTCCGCCAAATCGATTCTGCGCAAGGCGTCGATCTCGATGCGCGTGCCGTGCGGCACGCGCGACGACAGACACGGTGTCGCGGGTTTATCCCAGACATCGAGCCCAAGATGCTTTGCGATCGACCGCACTTCGGCTTTGCAGATCCCGGCTTCGGCTAGCGGACTTCGCACGCCAAGTCGTTTCGCCGCGCCGCGGCCCGGCCGCGAATCGAGCGGCGCCGTGCCGTCGTCGGCATTGAACCCGTCGACGACGTATGCAAACTCCTGCTCGCGCGCGATCGCGACGAGTTTGCCGTACAGCTCGTCCTTGCAATAAAAACAGCGGTTCACCGGATTGGCGCGATAGCGCTCGTCTTCGAACTCTGCGGTTGCGATGGTCTCGTGGCGCGCTCCAATGGCTCGTGCCAGCGCTGCCGCCGCTTCCGCTTCACCGCGAGCGACCGACGGAGAAATGCCGGTTACGCCGAGCGCTCGTTCTCCGAGCTCTTGGACGGCGATCGCGAGCACGACCGAGCTATCGACGCCGCCGGAAAAGGCGACGACGGCGCTCCCGAGCGAACGCACGATCTCTCTCATGGACGTTTCGCGACGCGCGTCGATCATCGGCGCGCTTTTCCAGCGAGCCATTCGTCGGCTATGCGTTCGGCCCGTCGCATCACGTCGACGAGCGCCGCTCCGTCGCGGCGCGCGATGGCCCGCACATCCTCGTATTCCGGCCTAGCGCGCGGTCCGGCGGGTGTCTGAGTGATTTTGACGCGAAACGATCCCATATCCGAATTGATCTGCTCGACCGCGCGCACGCCGATGGTGCGCCGCGCCGTCCACCTGCGGACGCCGATGCTCGTCGTCTCGGCGAGCATAACGGCCACCACTGCGTCCGCACGCTCGAGCGGCGCCAGCGCGCGGACCACGGTTCCCGGCCGCCCCTTTTTCATCAGCGCAGCTTCAGTCCACACGTCGACCGCACCGGCCGCGAACATCCGCTCGAAGAGATGTTCGTATATCTGCGGATTCATGTCGTCGATGTTGGTCTCGATCTGTTCGATGTCGCCCGCGCCATCGGCGCCGGATGCCCCAATCGCATCCTCCGCGAGCACGTCGCCGATCACGACGCGCAACACGTTTGCAAATGGAAATTCGGAGCGCCCGCTACCGTAGCCGATGCCGCGCACCGTCATCGGGGGTCTGAGCCCGAATTGAGAAACGGTCGTCAAAATCGCCGCACCGGTCGGCGTGACCAGCTCGCCGTCGACGTCTATCTCGTAACACGGAAAACCGCGCAGGAGCTCCATCGTGGCAGGCGGCGGCGACGGCAAAGTGCCGTGACCCGCGTGAACGCTTCCCCGTCCGCACGGCAAACGCGAGCAATAGACCCGGTCGATGTCGAGCATGAACAAGCCCAAAGCCGCTCCCGCGATATCCACGATCGCGTCGATCTGGCCGACCTCGTGAAACGCGATCTCGTCGATAGGCACGCGGTGCACGCGCGCTTCGGCTTCACCAAGGCGGTGATAGATCGCACACGCCGTCTTCTCAACCGCAGCCGGAAAACCGGCGGCGCGAACGATTGCAAGCACGTTGGCGAGTTTGCGGTGTGCGTGCGCCCCGTGACCGCCCGCGCCCGCGAGATGATCTTCGCCGGGGACATCGACGTCGAGATACAACGCGCCGACACCGCGCTTGCTTACGGATTCGGCGCGCATCGTCCAGCCTTCAACCGGCAGCCGCCGCAGTTCGCGCTGCAGCGCGTCCATGCTCAAGCCCGCGTCCACCAGTGCGCCCAATATCATATTGCCGCTCGCGCCCGCGAAGCAATCGAAACACGCGATCCTCATGCGTGGCGCTCCGCGGCGCGGACCGCGACCCGGTTGATGCGCGATGCGGCGCATGCCGCGCCAAATCCGTTGTCTATATTGACGACGGCAACGCCGCCGGCGCAGGCGTTGAGCATGGTCAGCAGCGCGGCGAGTCCGCCAAACGATGCGCCGTAGCCGACACTCGTCGGCACCGCGATCACGGGTTTGTCGGTGAGTCCGGCGATGACGCCCGGCAACGCGCCGTCCATTCCCGCCACCGCCACCACGACGTTGGCTTGGCGCAGTGCCCCGATGTGCCCGAGCACTCGGTGCAGACCAGCGACACCGACATCGTCTAAGCGCGCGACATTGTTGCCCATGAGGTCGAGCGCGACCGCTGCTTCGGAGCCCACCGCGCGATCTGCCGTACCGGCCGACACCACGCAAGCCAGGCCCACGCGCGCTTGCGGTTCGCGTTCCAGCGCGATGATCCGCGCGTCGGCGTGAAAAATAGCGTGCGGCAACTCGCGCTGCACGGCGTCGAACTGCTCGCGCGTCACGCGCGTGGCCATCACCGTTCCGGCGCGCGCGCACAGCGCGACCGCGATCTCGGCGACTTGCCGCGGCGTCTTGCCCTCGGCGAAGATCACTTCGGCGAAGCCCGTGCGTTCGGCGCGCAGATGATCGAGCTCCGCATAGTCGAGAGCATCGTCGCGCACGTGTCCGCCAAGATAAGCCGATGCCTCATCGATCGAGACGGCGCCGTCGCGCACCGATTGGAGCAGACGCGCAAGCGTGGAGCGTTCATCGTTGGTCACGGGGATGCGGGTTTCTACCATTTTGTGAATCCGCCCCCTAAGGGACAGTAAGCATTAAGGAATGATTCATGTTCGTTCATCTATGGGCAAGCGATGCTTGCCCTCCTACACGCGGGTTGCGGGAATCCGCCGCCGCCGCTTGGAACGACGTTGCGTACTCAACCGAACCGAGGTCCGAATGTCTCTAGCCGCGCACGGCTCGCCTTCAGATACCCCAGTCTTCCGTTTCGCCAAACGCATGCGCGGTCTCAAAGCCAGCGCCATCCGCGAAATCCTCAAAGTCACCGAGATGCCCGACGTCATCTCGTTCGCCGGCGGATTGCCCGCGCCCGAGCTCTTCCCGGTCACTCAATTCGCCGAGGCGTGCCGCGAAGTGCTCGAGACCCAAGGCGCCGAGGCTTTGCAGTACAGCGTCACCGAGGGCTATCCACCGCTGCGCGAGTGGATCTCGGGGTATCTGCACGAGACCATCGGCCTCGAATGCACCGCGAACCAAGTGCTCATCATCAGCGGCTCGCAGCAGGGACTTGATCTCGTCGGGAAGGTGCTGCTCGATCCTGGCGACACCGTCATCATCGAAAATCCGGCGTACCTCGGCGCCATCCAAGCATTCGATGCATACGAAGCGCGCTACATCAACGTCGGCACCGACGGCGACGGCATCGTCATCGCGGATCTCGAGCGCGCCCTGCGCGACGGCGTCCGCACCGGCAAGCGCGCGAAGCTCCTGTACCTCGTGCCGAATTTCCAGAATCCGAGCGGCATCACGCTCACGCTTGCGCGGCGTCTGGCCGTCATCGAGCTGTGCGCTCGATTCGGCGTGCCCATCTTCGAAGACGATCCGTACGGCCGTCTACGCTATTCCGGCGAGCACATTCCGTCGATCACCGCACTCGCCCACGGCGATAATTGCATCTACATGAGCACCGTGAGCAAGACGATCGCGCCGGGCATGCGGATCGCGTGGCTCGTCACCAACGATCGCGCCGTGTACGAGAAGATCGTGCCCGCCAAACAAGCCGCCGACCTGCACACCTCGTCGTTCACGCAACGCGCGGTCTACGCGTACGCGCGGCGCCCGGGCCAAGTGGAGGGGCACGTCCGTGAGATGCTGCCGGTGTACACGCGCCGGCGTGACGTGATGCTCGCCGCGCTCGCCGTGCACATGCCCGAAGGCACGACGTGGACGCGACCCGACGGCGGATTGTTCGTGTGGGTCACGCTGCCCGGCGGAATAGACACGCAACTTCTATTGGCCCATGCCGCGCGCGAGAAAGTCGCGTTCGTGCCAGGCGCTCCATTTTGGGTCAACCGCGATGTCCGCAACACCATGCGCCTGAACTTCAGCAACGGCGCCGACGAAAAGATCAAGACGGGCATCGAACGGCTCGGCCGGTTGGTCAAGGCCTCGCTGGAAGGCGCGCTCTAGCGGATGTCTCGGGCCGTCGCCTGCGCGGCGCTCGTTCTCGCCGGAACCTTTCCCCCCGCTGCGGCGTTTGCCGCCACCGCTCATCCCGCGGTCACCGTCACAGGCGACCTCGTCTCGTTCTACGCCGGGCACGTCGTGCTCGACGCGCGCGGCCGCGCGCACCTCGACGACGGCGTGCTGCATGTCACCGCCGATCGCATCGTCCTCGATCTGCGCGCGAACCGGTACGTGGCCGCCGGCAACGTGGTCGCCGCGCCGGCGTTCGGGGGCGGCGCGCCGGTCAGCGGCGCGGCGATGAGCGTGGATCTCAAAACGCATCAAGGATTATTCGTCTCCGTCACGCCGGCGGTGTCGCGCACGGCAATCGATGGACAAAACGTCAGCGCCACCCTCGACGCGACGGTCCTTCCTCCGGATCCGCTCGCCCTTCCCGACGTCAGCGGCGAGATGCCGTTCGCCGTGGCGCCGCGCGCGGTCGCGCACCTCGGCGCCGACGTGCGCTTGCAGCGAGCGCGCGTGCTCGTGCCGGGCGGACGAACGGTCGGCCTCCCGTCATACGTGTACACGTTTTCGTCCGATCAAGGATACAACGTCACGAACATCGCCAACAGCGGTGAAGATGTGCCGATCCTGTTCGGCAGCACGCGCAACTCCATCCAGGGCGCGCACTTCGCGTACGACCAGCTCGTCAAAGTCAGCCTCGGACTCGACGAGCATATCGTCGACGGCCAGCGATCGTACCTCATCGCGTCGGTCGCGCCGCTCAACGGACCGCGTCACATCGGCAACTTTCTCTGGGTTGACGACGTGAACTCCCACACGACGCAGACCTATACCGCTGGCGCCGTGAACGGTTCGGGGGTGTCGCAAGGCTACGATTTATTGGACACGGCCCATCGTTCGTATTTCGATCTATCCGCGCAGACCTTTGGCGGATCCGGCCAGCGCTCCACAAGAATCGGCTGGCAAGGCTACGATCAGCAGTTCAGCCCCAAAGGACTCGGTTCGTTCTTGTACTTCCATCTCAGGAGCGAATACGGGTTGGGATACACGGCCACCCCATTCAACTCGATCCCGTTCGCGGCCGACGTCGTGCTGCCGCGCTCCGTCTGGCACACCGGGCTTGAGCTGTATACCTCGACGTCCGCGTTCAAGATCGCGCAAGGTTCGAGCGTCACGCTCTCCGCAGATTACAAGTCGCTCCACGAGACGTTGCCGCACTCGCAATTCGCCGCATCGTACAGCGCATCGCTGAGCCACGTGTGGAGCAATCAATTGAGCACGAGTATTTCGGAGACGCTTGAACCGATCCACGACGGCTATCCAAACCCCGGTGACGGGCTGCCGCCGGCCGGCTATCGAACGGTTTTCGACAGCCAGCAAGCCGCGGTGTTCTATTCCAACGCAAGCGCGTTCGCGTTGAGTCTGAACGCCACGCACGATTCCGCCGGAACCGACAATCCCACCGGGATCGCGGTCCAGCCGTGGTCGCTCGGCGCCGACGTGCGGTTCCGCGTTTCGCGGTCCCTTTCGCTTGACATCAGCAGGTCTTACTTCTTCGGCTTTGAAGGCCGCCGCTTCGGCTCGTTCGGATTTCAGATCTTTCCTTGAGGAGCGCCGGCAAAACATGAAGGTACTCGTCACCGGCGGCGCCGGTTACATCGGCGTGGTGCTCTGCGAACAGCTCCTCAACGCCGGCCACAACGTGCGCGTGCTCGACCGGCTCTATTGGGGCCGTGCGCCGTTGCGGCATTTGGCGGACCGTATCGAAGTCGTGCAGGCCGATGTCCGCGACGTCCCCGCAGACGTGTTCGACGG is part of the Candidatus Eremiobacteraceae bacterium genome and encodes:
- the larC gene encoding nickel pincer cofactor biosynthesis protein LarC → MRIACFDCFAGASGNMILGALVDAGLSMDALQRELRRLPVEGWTMRAESVSKRGVGALYLDVDVPGEDHLAGAGGHGAHAHRKLANVLAIVRAAGFPAAVEKTACAIYHRLGEAEARVHRVPIDEIAFHEVGQIDAIVDIAGAALGLFMLDIDRVYCSRLPCGRGSVHAGHGTLPSPPPATMELLRGFPCYEIDVDGELVTPTGAAILTTVSQFGLRPPMTVRGIGYGSGRSEFPFANVLRVVIGDVLAEDAIGASGADGAGDIEQIETNIDDMNPQIYEHLFERMFAAGAVDVWTEAALMKKGRPGTVVRALAPLERADAVVAVMLAETTSIGVRRWTARRTIGVRAVEQINSDMGSFRVKITQTPAGPRARPEYEDVRAIARRDGAALVDVMRRAERIADEWLAGKARR
- the larB gene encoding nickel pincer cofactor biosynthesis protein LarB, yielding MVETRIPVTNDERSTLARLLQSVRDGAVSIDEASAYLGGHVRDDALDYAELDHLRAERTGFAEVIFAEGKTPRQVAEIAVALCARAGTVMATRVTREQFDAVQRELPHAIFHADARIIALEREPQARVGLACVVSAGTADRAVGSEAAVALDLMGNNVARLDDVGVAGLHRVLGHIGALRQANVVVAVAGMDGALPGVIAGLTDKPVIAVPTSVGYGASFGGLAALLTMLNACAGGVAVVNIDNGFGAACAASRINRVAVRAAERHA
- a CDS encoding PLP-dependent aminotransferase family protein, with protein sequence MRGLKASAIREILKVTEMPDVISFAGGLPAPELFPVTQFAEACREVLETQGAEALQYSVTEGYPPLREWISGYLHETIGLECTANQVLIISGSQQGLDLVGKVLLDPGDTVIIENPAYLGAIQAFDAYEARYINVGTDGDGIVIADLERALRDGVRTGKRAKLLYLVPNFQNPSGITLTLARRLAVIELCARFGVPIFEDDPYGRLRYSGEHIPSITALAHGDNCIYMSTVSKTIAPGMRIAWLVTNDRAVYEKIVPAKQAADLHTSSFTQRAVYAYARRPGQVEGHVREMLPVYTRRRDVMLAALAVHMPEGTTWTRPDGGLFVWVTLPGGIDTQLLLAHAAREKVAFVPGAPFWVNRDVRNTMRLNFSNGADEKIKTGIERLGRLVKASLEGAL